Proteins encoded in a region of the Sugiyamaella lignohabitans strain CBS 10342 chromosome B, complete sequence genome:
- the YPT1 gene encoding Rab family GTPase YPT1 (Rab family GTPase; involved in the ER-to-Golgi step of the secretory pathway; complex formation with the Rab escort protein Mrs6p is required for prenylation of Ypt1p by protein geranylgeranyltransferase type II (Bet2p-Bet4p); binds to unspliced HAC1 mRNA; regulates unfolded protein response (UPR) by promoting the decay of HAC1 RNA; GO_component: GO:0005794 - Golgi apparatus [Evidence IEA]; GO_component: GO:0000139 - Golgi membrane [Evidence IEA]; GO_component: GO:0000139 - Golgi membrane [Evidence IDA] [PMID 10747087]; GO_component: GO:0005795 - Golgi stack [Evidence IDA] [PMID 12802060]; GO_component: GO:0005737 - cytoplasm [Evidence IEA,IEA]; GO_component: GO:0031410 - cytoplasmic vesicle [Evidence IDA] [PMID 23129774]; GO_component: GO:0005783 - endoplasmic reticulum [Evidence IEA]; GO_component: GO:0005789 - endoplasmic reticulum membrane [Evidence IEA]; GO_component: GO:0005789 - endoplasmic reticulum membrane [Evidence IDA] [PMID 10747087]; GO_component: GO:0016020 - membrane [Evidence IEA]; GO_component: GO:0005739 - mitochondrion [Evidence IDA] [PMID 14576278]; GO_component: GO:0005739 - mitochondrion [Evidence IDA] [PMID 16823961]; GO_component: GO:0000407 - pre-autophagosomal structure [Evidence IDA] [PMID 20375281]; GO_component: GO:0005802 - trans-Golgi network [Evidence IDA] [PMID 20059749]; GO_function: GO:0005525 - GTP binding [Evidence IEA,IEA]; GO_function: GO:0003924 - GTPase activity [Evidence IDA] [PMID 3311726]; GO_function: GO:0003924 - GTPase activity [Evidence IDA] [PMID 9447979]; GO_function: GO:0000149 - SNARE binding [Evidence IDA,IPI] [PMID 18388317]; GO_function: GO:0000166 - nucleotide binding [Evidence IEA]; GO_process: GO:0090114 - COPII-coated vesicle budding [Evidence IMP] [PMID 15689495]; GO_process: GO:0032258 - CVT pathway [Evidence IMP] [PMID 20375281]; GO_process: GO:0006888 - ER to Golgi vesicle-mediated transport [Evidence IMP] [PMID 15689495]; GO_process: GO:0006888 - ER to Golgi vesicle-mediated transport [Evidence IMP] [PMID 2504726]; GO_process: GO:0006888 - ER to Golgi vesicle-mediated transport [Evidence IMP] [PMID 7593181]; GO_process: GO:0048194 - Golgi vesicle budding [Evidence IGI] [PMID 18388317]; GO_process: GO:0048211 - Golgi vesicle docking [Evidence IMP] [PMID 9545229]; GO_process: GO:0035494 - SNARE complex disassembly [Evidence IMP] [PMID 9157884]; GO_process: GO:0034498 - early endosome to Golgi transport [Evidence IMP] [PMID 20059749]; GO_process: GO:0032456 - endocytic recycling [Evidence IMP] [PMID 20059749]; GO_process: GO:0016236 - macroautophagy [Evidence IMP] [PMID 20375281]; GO_process: GO:1990261 - pre-mRNA catabolic process [Evidence IMP] [PMID 22844259]; GO_process: GO:0006461 - protein complex assembly [Evidence IDA] [PMID 8603910]; GO_process: GO:0015031 - protein transport [Evidence IEA,IEA]; GO_process: GO:1900101 - regulation of endoplasmic reticulum unfolded protein response [Evidence IMP] [PMID 22844259]; GO_process: GO:0006890 - retrograde vesicle-mediated transport, Golgi to ER [Evidence IGI,IMP] [PMID 18388317]; GO_process: GO:0007264 - small GTPase mediated signal transduction [Evidence IEA]; GO_process: GO:0006810 - transport [Evidence IEA]; GO_process: GO:0016192 - vesicle-mediated transport [Evidence IEA]), with protein sequence MARLLSPPNQHHATVTPHVTTRTKREEPRGLGQSPSRRRQTPSPSPRKEELTRGCRYDYLFKLLLIGDSGVGKSCLLLRFADNSYTESYISTIGVDFKIRTIDLDGKTVKLQIWDTAGQERFRTITSSYYRGAHGIIVVYDVTDQDSFNNVKQWFQEIDRYATEGVNKLLVGNKSDIADKKVVEYSVAKEFADSMNIPFLETSAKDSTNVEQAFLTMARQIKERMGGAGEGGSSDKANVNLRGHNVSQSNQNGCC encoded by the coding sequence ATGGCGCGTCTtctatcaccaccaaaccaACACCACGCTACAGTTACACCccacgtaacgactcgaacaaagcgagaggagccacggggtctggggcagagccccagccgccggaggcagaccccctcccccagtCCCAGGAAAGAGGAACTAACGCGAGGATGTAGATACGACTACCTGTTCAAACTGCTCCTTATCGGAGACTCAGGAGTAGGAAAATCGTGTTTGTTGCTGCGATTTGCCGACAACTCGTATACCGAGTCATATATCTCGACGATTGGCGTTGATTTCAAGATCAGAACCATTGATTTGGACGGCAAGACAGTCAAGTTGCAGATCTGGGACACGGCCGGCCAGGAACGGTTCCGGACTATCACTTCGTCATACTACCGTGGAGCCCACGGTATTATTGTGGTGTACGATGTGACTGATCAAGACAGTTTCAACAACGTCAAGCAGTGGTTCCAAGAGATAGACCGTTATGCCACTGAGGGCGTCAACAAATTGCTTGTGGGTAACAAGAGCGATATTGCCGATAAGAAGGTGGTTGAGTACAGTGTTGCCAaggagtttgctgattCAATGAACATTCCGTTCCTTGAGACGTCTGCCAAAGACTCGACTAATGTCGAGCAGGCTTTCTTGACCATGGCCCGTCAGATCAAAGAGAGAATGGGCGGTGCTGGCGAGGGCGGATCGAGTGACAAGGCCAACGTCAACTTGCGTGGCCACAACGTTTCTCAATCCAACCAGAACGGCTGCTGTTAA
- the GPA2 gene encoding guanine nucleotide-binding protein subunit alpha (Subunit of the G protein involved in pheromone response; GTP-binding alpha subunit of the heterotrimeric G protein; negatively regulates the mating pathway by sequestering G(beta)gamma and by triggering an adaptive response; activates Vps34p at the endosome; protein abundance increases in response to DNA replication stress; GO_component: GO:0005768 - endosome [Evidence IEA]; GO_component: GO:0005768 - endosome [Evidence IDA] [PMID 16839886]; GO_component: GO:0010008 - endosome membrane [Evidence IEA]; GO_component: GO:0031234 - extrinsic component of cytoplasmic side of plasma membrane [Evidence IBA]; GO_component: GO:0005834 - heterotrimeric G-protein complex [Evidence IDA,IPI] [PMID 11394869]; GO_component: GO:0005834 - heterotrimeric G-protein complex [Evidence IMP] [PMID 2105453]; GO_component: GO:0016020 - membrane [Evidence IEA]; GO_component: GO:0005886 - plasma membrane [Evidence IEA,IEA]; GO_component: GO:0005886 - plasma membrane [Evidence IDA] [PMID 8756677]; GO_function: GO:0031683 - G-protein beta/gamma-subunit complex binding [Evidence IBA,IEA]; GO_function: GO:0001664 - G-protein coupled receptor binding [Evidence IBA,IEA]; GO_function: GO:0005525 - GTP binding [Evidence IEA,IEA]; GO_function: GO:0003924 - GTPase activity [Evidence IEA]; GO_function: GO:0003924 - GTPase activity [Evidence IDA] [PMID 11394869]; GO_function: GO:0003924 - GTPase activity [Evidence IMP] [PMID 1900495]; GO_function: GO:0019001 - guanyl nucleotide binding [Evidence IEA]; GO_function: GO:0046872 - metal ion binding [Evidence IEA]; GO_function: GO:0000166 - nucleotide binding [Evidence IEA]; GO_function: GO:0004871 - signal transducer activity [Evidence IBA,IEA,IEA]; GO_process: GO:0007186 - G-protein coupled receptor signaling pathway [Evidence IEA]; GO_process: GO:0006184 - GTP catabolic process [Evidence IEA]; GO_process: GO:0000754 - adaptation of signaling pathway by response to pheromone involved in conjugation with cellular fusion [Evidence IMP] [PMID 12556475]; GO_process: GO:0000754 - adaptation of signaling pathway by response to pheromone involved in conjugation with cellular fusion [Evidence IMP] [PMID 2105453]; GO_process: GO:0007189 - adenylate cyclase-activating G-protein coupled receptor signaling pathway [Evidence IBA,IEA]; GO_process: GO:0031684 - heterotrimeric G-protein complex cycle [Evidence IMP] [PMID 2107073]; GO_process: GO:0048017 - inositol lipid-mediated signaling [Evidence IMP] [PMID 16839886]; GO_process: GO:0000742 - karyogamy involved in conjugation with cellular fusion [Evidence IMP] [PMID 19386762]; GO_process: GO:0000743 - nuclear migration involved in conjugation with cellular fusion [Evidence IMP] [PMID 19386762]; GO_process: GO:0000750 - pheromone-dependent signal transduction involved in conjugation with cellular fusion [Evidence IMP] [PMID 3113739]; GO_process: GO:0071701 - regulation of MAPK export from nucleus [Evidence IMP] [PMID 12556475]; GO_process: GO:0019236 - response to pheromone [Evidence IEA]; GO_process: GO:0007165 - signal transduction [Evidence IEA,IEA]): MGSCLSSPKSTEDNENQNATVRLNGNAQGANKSNVSGKSGGADISSAVHVQTNGGSNGNGPLPGGQTPLSTFASTYSGTNSTQNNTNGNNMISPAVSGVPMQPNSSNDNSGKDPVKILLLGSGESGKSTILKQMKIIHQNGYSQEERLMYKTTVYKNLLDCSKAVVDALAKFGISVDTETTSETDVDNIDDTNGIETTETAGHSQTDDTTTQHSDAATMSTLTTKRRYSPVSQQDLDYISKSIISPDPDTVLDPELVSIVERLWARPEVRKLVSQRRSEFYIMDSAPYFFSNVKRIGDPDYIPSVNDILRARIKTTGIYETRFDMGGLDILMYDVGGQRSERKKWIHCFENVTLVIFCVALSEYDQVLLEQKGQNRMAESLVLFDSIINSPWFARTSVVLFLNKIDVFTEKLPYSPLENYFPDYTGGNDVNKAVKYILYRFTQTNRAGLNIYPHLTQATDTSNIRLVFAAVKETILQNALKDSGIL, encoded by the coding sequence ATGGGCTCTTGTTTATCCAGTCCAAAGTCAACGGAGGATAATGAGAATCAGAATGCTACAGTAAGGCTTAATGGAAATGCCCAAGGAGCCAACAAGTCGAATGTGTCAGGCAAATCTGGAGGCGCTGACATCAGTTCTGCTGTTCATGTTCAGACAAATGGTGGAtccaatggcaatggaCCATTGCCTGGGGGTCAGACTCCCTTATCTACATTTGCTAGTACTTACTCCGGTACGAATAGCACTCAGAACAATACAAATGGAAATAATATGATAAGTCCAGCAGTATCAGGAGTTCCCATGCAACCCAATTCCAGTAATGACAATTCTGGCAAAGATCCTGTGAAAATCCTACTTCTCGGTTCAGGAGAAAGTGGTAAATCAACTATCCTCAAGCAGATGAAGATCATTCATCAGAACGGTTATTCTCAGGAAGAGAGACTTATGTACAAGACTACTGTCTACAAGAATTTACTCGACTGTTCAAAAGCAGTTGTAGATGCGCTTGCCAAATTCGGTAtttctgttgatactgAAACCACTTCCGAAACTGATGTTGACAATATTGATGATACTAATGGTATAGAAACCACTGAAACTGCTGGTCACTCGCAGACTGATGATACTACTACTCAGCACTCTGACGCTGCCACCATGTCTACATTGACTACTAAACGTAGATACAGTCCAGTGTCACAACAAGATCTCGATTATATCTCCAAGTCGATTATCTCCCCTGATCCTGACACCGTGCTTGATCCCGAGCTAGTCTCCATTGTCGAAAGATTGTGGGCGCGACCCGAAGTCCGCAAACTAGTGAGTCAACGTCGGTCGGAGTTTTATATCATGGACTCTGCTCCTTACTTCTTTTCCAATGTGAAGCGAATCGGCGACCCTGACTATATCCCCAGTGTCAACGATATTCTACGAGCCCGTATCAAGACAACCGGTATCTATGAGACCCGATTCGACATGGGTGGTCTGGATATTTTGATGTACGACGTAGGAGGCCAGCGATCTGAACGTAAGAAATGGATCCACTGTTTTGAGAACGTGACGCTTGTGATTTTCTGTGTCGCCCTCTCTGAATATGACCAAGTCCTTCTAGAACAAAAGGGACAAAACCGTATGGCCGAATCGCTAGTACTTTTCGATTCCATCATCAACTCGCCATGGTTCGCACGCACCTCGGTGGTGCTCTTTCTCAACAAAATCGACGTGTTCACCGAAAAACTACCCTATTCTCCCTTAGAAAACTACTTCCCCGACTACACGGGCGGCAACGACGTCAACAAGGCCGTCAAATACATTCTCTACAGGTTCACCCAGACCAACCGGGCCGGCCTGAACATCTACCCGCATCTTACCCAAGCCACCGACACGTCCAACATCCGCCTCGTCTTCGCGGCCGTCAAAGAGACCATCCTCCAAAACGCGCTCAAAGACTCAGGTATTTTGTAA
- the SEC7 gene encoding Arf family guanine nucleotide exchange factor SEC7: MLCLSSLAKNPKYQKTSLHAVDLLRKSIKRIAPLKKEKDAGIKDEYTELWFPILFSLHDIIMNGEDLEVRSRALNYMFDILVEYGGQFEPSFWDSICRKLLFPIFVVLKSRSSKTQDELSVWLSTTMIQALRNMIALLTHYFETLERMLDGFLELLVTCIDQENDTVSRIGSSCVLQLVIQNVEKLSPQNWSLIVDKLEYLFKTTTAHELIDNSLLRESEVVLPSTPPTSSSENGAANGGHSRNGSKDEHANHGEVEGTSPTLSPTKHKSKNGKKPSRFRATIVRSILQLLMIDTVEELLNNPEVFKKMPTDDILRLSGHLKASYLFARKFNDNRELRLELWRQGFMKQLPNLLKQESTSALTYVGLMMRLYKDDSKLENGNRRDEVEIELIPLCVEIIKGYNHLVATDERYVNTLSPVVVQILDEYSGFKDNEFEKNIHDFYPEVVKILGKDLSPELRAAVQKVLTRLGELKFT; this comes from the coding sequence ATGCTTTGCTTGAGTAGCCTTGCAAAGAATCCCAAATACCAAAAAACCAGTCTTCATGCTGTTGACTTGCTCAGAAAATCTATCAAGAGAATAGCCCCATTgaaaaaggaaaaggaTGCAGGAATTAAAGACGAATATACAGAGTTATGGTTCCCTATTCTCTTCTCATTGCATGACATCATTATGAACGGTGAGGATCTAGAGGTTAGATCAAGAGCACTAAACTACatgtttgatattttagTTGAATATGGTGGACAGTTCGAACCTAGTTTCTGGGACTCGATTTGCCGAAAGCTTCTGTTCCCGATATTTGTTGTTCTCAAATCCAGATCGTCCAAGACGCAAGACGAACTGTCTGTGTGgttgtcaacaacaatgatTCAAGCTCTACGGAACATGATTGCATTGTTGACGCATTATTTTGAGACGCTGGAAAGAATGCTAGACGGTTTCTTGGAACTCCTCGTGACATGTATTGACCAAGAAAATGATACTGTTTCGAGAATTGGTAGCTCATGTGTATTGCAACTGGTCATCCAGAATGTCGAAAAACTATCTCCTCAAAACTGGTCCTTGATTGTGGACAAGCTGGAATATCTGTTCAAAACGACCACTGCACATGAACTCATCGACAACAGTCTGCTAAGGGAATCAGAAGTGGTTTTACCCAGTACTCCGCCGACTAGTAGTTCTGAAAACGGTGCTGCCAATGGAGGACATAGTCGCAATGGCAGTAAAGATGAACACGCGAATCACGGTGAAGTTGAAGGAACAAGCCCGACCCTGTCACCCACGAAACACAAATCCAAGAATGGCAAGAAACCATCAAGGTTCAGAGCGACCATTGTTCGCAGTATCCTGCAATTGTTAATGATCGATACTGTTGAAGAGTTACTGAACAACCCCGAAGTGTTCAAGAAGATGCCAACCGACGACATTCTGCGATTGAGCGGTCACTTGAAAGCAAGCTACCTGTTTGCTAGGAAATTTAACGACAACCGAGAGCTTCGACTGGAGTTGTGGAGACAGGGATTCATGAAACAACTGCCCAACCTTCTGAAACAAGAGTCCACATCTGCTCTGACATATGTTGgtttgatgatgaggttGTACAAAGACGACAGTAAACTCGAAAACGGCAACCGTCGCGACGAGGTCGAGATCGAGCTGATTCCACTCTGTGTCGAGATCATTAAAGGATACAACCACCTCGTTGCGACTGACGAGCGATATGTGAACACCCTCTCGCCTGTGGTAGTGCAAATCCTAGACGAGTACAGCGGGTTCAAGGACAACGAATTCGAGAAGAATATCCACGACTTCTATCCCGAGGTGGTCAAGATCCTCGGCAAAGACCTGTCACCAGAGCTCCGTGCCGCTGTGCAAAAGGTCCTCACCCGTCTGGGAGAACTCAAGTTCACCTAG